Proteins from one Ananas comosus cultivar F153 linkage group 5, ASM154086v1, whole genome shotgun sequence genomic window:
- the LOC109711108 gene encoding proteinaceous RNase P 1, chloroplastic/mitochondrial-like isoform X3, with amino-acid sequence MSSAPLQRELPFSFSDHRPYHALFKAPSFPNLFSLPRFKVLLPFPALRLRASNVTEGIAPKEETHERRAENGAVVGREEIVEFKGRKQRKGLKGRSFRQFREMGSSGLSSSEDGLVGGEEIAGFRGRKQMKELKDRSFRRFREIGSSGFSSSEDGFAGSEEMLEFGGRKHRKELKDRGFRRNSAMGSSRLPYLRPGRKMAGETLKKAVALSEIDEKTEEEVVKKASKKAKLSPAAIELRVGLDMCSKKGDVVGAISLYDSAIRDGIRMEQYHYNVLLYLCSSAAIGVVHPAKSGSGSSGSNSSSSSTYDRTVSNSQFDDNFNLEFGRNVSSDEQCNRKDDITISDDVKDYARSRGFEIFEKMCLDEVPMSEAALTSVARMALSMANGDLAFEIVKHMKELGINPRLRSYGPALVAFCNNGDVDKAFEVEAHMEESGVQPEESELEALLRASVAARRGDKVYYVLHKLRTNVRQVSLTVANLIEEWFRCSTASKVGKRKWDASVVAKAIENGGGGWHGLGWLGSGRWNVARTRVDGDGLCLACGEKLVTIDLDPIETENFALSVASIACKRERNSSFEKFQKWLDYYGPFEAVVDAANVGVFSQKRFLLTKKFPSKKWPLIIVHNKRLSGDKMDEPFNSKLIEKWKNADAIYATPTGSNDDWYWLYAAIKCKSLIITNDEMRDHTFQLLGNDFFPRWKERHQVRFSFQDGSFEFQMPPPCSVVVQESAKGHWHIPVLMANEPERERTWLCVTRANSQSELKESSGPPKGKKIPM; translated from the exons ATGTCCTCCGCACCTCTCCAAAGGGagctccccttctccttctccgatCACCGCCCCTACCACGCCCTCTTCAAAGCTCCCTCCTTTCCCAACCTCTTCTCACTCCCCCGGTTCAAAGTGCTCCTCCCATTCCCCGCATTGAGATTGCGAGCGAGCAACGTGACCGAGGGGATAGCCCCAAAGGAAGAGACCCACGAGAGGAGAGCTGAGAATGGTGCTGTGGTTGGTCGTGAGGAAATAGTCGAGTTCAAGGGTCGGAAACAGAGGAAAGGGCTCAAAGGTAGAAGCTTTAGGCAATTTAGAGAAATGGGTTCTTCTGGTTTATCTTCTAGTGAAGATGGTTTAGTTGGCGGTGAGGAAATTGCAGGATTTAGAGGTCGCAAACAGATGAAAGAGCTCAAAGATCGAAGCTTTAGGCGGTTTAGAGAAATCGGTTCTTCTGGGTTTTCCTCTAGTGAAGATGGTTTTGCCGGTAGTGAAGAAATGCTAGAATTTGGAGGTCGGAAACATAGGAAAGAGCTCAAAGATAGAGGCTTTAGGCGAAATAGCGCAATGGGTTCTTCTCGGTTGCCTTATTTGCGGCCTGGACGTAAAATGGCAGGCGAAACATTGAAAAAGGCTGTAGCTTTAAGTGAAATTGATGAGAAAACTGAGGAAGAGGTGGTGAAGAAGGCGAGTAAGAAAGCAAAGCTTAGTCCAGCAGCAATTGAGCTGAGAGTTGGGTTAGATATGTGCTCCAAAAAAGGGGATGTGGTGGGCGCCATTTCTCTTTATGATTCGGCTATTCGTGATGGGATACGAATGGAACAGTACCATTATAATGTGCTTCTGTATTTATGTTCCTCCGCCGCCATCGGAGTAGTTCACCCTGCAAAAAGTGGTAGTGGTAGTAGTGGTAGTAATAGTAGTAGTTCTAGTACTTATGATAGAACAGTATCCAATTCACAGTTTGATGACAATTTTAATCTAGAATTTGGTAGAAATGTTTCTTCGGACGAGCAATGTAATAGGAAGGATGATATTACAATCAGTGATGACGTAAAAGACTACGCACGATCGAGGGGATTTGAGATCTTTGAAAAGATGTGCTTAGATGAAGTTCCAATGAGCGAGGCGGCTTTAACATCGGTTGCTCGAATGGCATTGTCTATGGCTAACGGAGACTTGGCTTTTGAGATTGTGAAACATATGAAGGAACTTGGTATCAACCCACGACTAAGATCATATGGCCCTGCTCTAGTGGCCTTTTGCAATAATGGTGATGTCGATAAGGCATTTGAGGTGGAAGCACATATGGAGGAGTCCGGGGTCCAACCAGAAGAATCTGAATTAGAAGCACTTCTAAGAGCTAGTGTAGCGGCACGTAGAGGAGACAAGGTTTATTATGTACTTCATAAACTTAGAACTAATGTAAGGCAGGTGTCTCTAACAGTTGCAAATTTAATTGAGGAATGGTTTAGATGTTCGACAGCATCAAAAGTTGGAAAAAGGAAATGGGATGCAAGTGTTGTAGCAAAGGCTATTGAGAATGGTGGAGGGGGTTGGCATGGTTTGGGTTGGTTGGGCAGTGGAAGATGGAATGTGGCTCGAACTCGTGTTGATGGAGATGGGTTGTGTTTGGCTTGTGGTGAGAAATTGGTGACTATAGATCTTGATCCTATTGAGACCGAGAATTTTGCGTTATCTGTCGCATCGATAGCTtgcaagagagaaagaaactCGAGTTTTGAGAAGTTCCAA AAATGGTTAGACTACTATGGACCATTTGAAGCTGTTGTTGACGCTGCCAATGTCGGTGTTTTCAGTCAAAAGCGGTTTTTGCTAACTAAG AAATTTCCGTCGAAGAAATGGCCACTAATAATTGTGCATAACAAGCGGCTTAGTGGAGACAAGATGGACGAACCCTTTAATAGCAAGCTGATAGAAAAGTGGAAGAATGCTGATGCTATTTATGCAACTCCAACTGGATCAAATGATGATTG GTACTGGTTGTATGCAGCTATAAAATGCAAGAGCTTGATCATCACAAACGATGAAATGAGAGACCATACATTCCAGCTTTTAGGAAATGATTTCTTCCCCAGGTGGAAAGAAAGGCATCAG GTGCGTTTCAGTTTTCAAGACGGCAGCTTCGAGTTCCAAATGCCTCCTCCATGTTCTGTTGTCGTCCAG GAATCAGCGAAAGGCCATTGGCATATACCGGTATTGATGGCAAATGaaccagagagagaaagaacttGGTTATGTGTTACTCGGGCCAACTCACAATCTGAATTAAAGGAATCATCTGGGCCACCCAAAG GCAAGAAGATACCCATGTGA
- the LOC109711108 gene encoding proteinaceous RNase P 1, chloroplastic/mitochondrial-like isoform X1: MSSAPLQRELPFSFSDHRPYHALFKAPSFPNLFSLPRFKVLLPFPALRLRASNVTEGIAPKEETHERRAENGAVVGREEIVEFKGRKQRKGLKGRSFRQFREMGSSGLSSSEDGLVGGEEIAGFRGRKQMKELKDRSFRRFREIGSSGFSSSEDGFAGSEEMLEFGGRKHRKELKDRGFRRNSAMGSSRLPYLRPGRKMAGETLKKAVALSEIDEKTEEEVVKKASKKAKLSPAAIELRVGLDMCSKKGDVVGAISLYDSAIRDGIRMEQYHYNVLLYLCSSAAIGVVHPAKSGSGSSGSNSSSSSTYDRTVSNSQFDDNFNLEFGRNVSSDEQCNRKDDITISDDVKDYARSRGFEIFEKMCLDEVPMSEAALTSVARMALSMANGDLAFEIVKHMKELGINPRLRSYGPALVAFCNNGDVDKAFEVEAHMEESGVQPEESELEALLRASVAARRGDKVYYVLHKLRTNVRQVSLTVANLIEEWFRCSTASKVGKRKWDASVVAKAIENGGGGWHGLGWLGSGRWNVARTRVDGDGLCLACGEKLVTIDLDPIETENFALSVASIACKRERNSSFEKFQKWLDYYGPFEAVVDAANVGVFSQKRFLLTKVNAVVNAIRQKFPSKKWPLIIVHNKRLSGDKMDEPFNSKLIEKWKNADAIYATPTGSNDDWYWLYAAIKCKSLIITNDEMRDHTFQLLGNDFFPRWKERHQVRFSFQDGSFEFQMPPPCSVVVQESAKGHWHIPVLMANEPERERTWLCVTRANSQSELKESSGPPKGKKIPM, translated from the exons ATGTCCTCCGCACCTCTCCAAAGGGagctccccttctccttctccgatCACCGCCCCTACCACGCCCTCTTCAAAGCTCCCTCCTTTCCCAACCTCTTCTCACTCCCCCGGTTCAAAGTGCTCCTCCCATTCCCCGCATTGAGATTGCGAGCGAGCAACGTGACCGAGGGGATAGCCCCAAAGGAAGAGACCCACGAGAGGAGAGCTGAGAATGGTGCTGTGGTTGGTCGTGAGGAAATAGTCGAGTTCAAGGGTCGGAAACAGAGGAAAGGGCTCAAAGGTAGAAGCTTTAGGCAATTTAGAGAAATGGGTTCTTCTGGTTTATCTTCTAGTGAAGATGGTTTAGTTGGCGGTGAGGAAATTGCAGGATTTAGAGGTCGCAAACAGATGAAAGAGCTCAAAGATCGAAGCTTTAGGCGGTTTAGAGAAATCGGTTCTTCTGGGTTTTCCTCTAGTGAAGATGGTTTTGCCGGTAGTGAAGAAATGCTAGAATTTGGAGGTCGGAAACATAGGAAAGAGCTCAAAGATAGAGGCTTTAGGCGAAATAGCGCAATGGGTTCTTCTCGGTTGCCTTATTTGCGGCCTGGACGTAAAATGGCAGGCGAAACATTGAAAAAGGCTGTAGCTTTAAGTGAAATTGATGAGAAAACTGAGGAAGAGGTGGTGAAGAAGGCGAGTAAGAAAGCAAAGCTTAGTCCAGCAGCAATTGAGCTGAGAGTTGGGTTAGATATGTGCTCCAAAAAAGGGGATGTGGTGGGCGCCATTTCTCTTTATGATTCGGCTATTCGTGATGGGATACGAATGGAACAGTACCATTATAATGTGCTTCTGTATTTATGTTCCTCCGCCGCCATCGGAGTAGTTCACCCTGCAAAAAGTGGTAGTGGTAGTAGTGGTAGTAATAGTAGTAGTTCTAGTACTTATGATAGAACAGTATCCAATTCACAGTTTGATGACAATTTTAATCTAGAATTTGGTAGAAATGTTTCTTCGGACGAGCAATGTAATAGGAAGGATGATATTACAATCAGTGATGACGTAAAAGACTACGCACGATCGAGGGGATTTGAGATCTTTGAAAAGATGTGCTTAGATGAAGTTCCAATGAGCGAGGCGGCTTTAACATCGGTTGCTCGAATGGCATTGTCTATGGCTAACGGAGACTTGGCTTTTGAGATTGTGAAACATATGAAGGAACTTGGTATCAACCCACGACTAAGATCATATGGCCCTGCTCTAGTGGCCTTTTGCAATAATGGTGATGTCGATAAGGCATTTGAGGTGGAAGCACATATGGAGGAGTCCGGGGTCCAACCAGAAGAATCTGAATTAGAAGCACTTCTAAGAGCTAGTGTAGCGGCACGTAGAGGAGACAAGGTTTATTATGTACTTCATAAACTTAGAACTAATGTAAGGCAGGTGTCTCTAACAGTTGCAAATTTAATTGAGGAATGGTTTAGATGTTCGACAGCATCAAAAGTTGGAAAAAGGAAATGGGATGCAAGTGTTGTAGCAAAGGCTATTGAGAATGGTGGAGGGGGTTGGCATGGTTTGGGTTGGTTGGGCAGTGGAAGATGGAATGTGGCTCGAACTCGTGTTGATGGAGATGGGTTGTGTTTGGCTTGTGGTGAGAAATTGGTGACTATAGATCTTGATCCTATTGAGACCGAGAATTTTGCGTTATCTGTCGCATCGATAGCTtgcaagagagaaagaaactCGAGTTTTGAGAAGTTCCAA AAATGGTTAGACTACTATGGACCATTTGAAGCTGTTGTTGACGCTGCCAATGTCGGTGTTTTCAGTCAAAAGCGGTTTTTGCTAACTAAG GTAAATGCTGTTGTGAATGCCATACGCCAGAAATTTCCGTCGAAGAAATGGCCACTAATAATTGTGCATAACAAGCGGCTTAGTGGAGACAAGATGGACGAACCCTTTAATAGCAAGCTGATAGAAAAGTGGAAGAATGCTGATGCTATTTATGCAACTCCAACTGGATCAAATGATGATTG GTACTGGTTGTATGCAGCTATAAAATGCAAGAGCTTGATCATCACAAACGATGAAATGAGAGACCATACATTCCAGCTTTTAGGAAATGATTTCTTCCCCAGGTGGAAAGAAAGGCATCAG GTGCGTTTCAGTTTTCAAGACGGCAGCTTCGAGTTCCAAATGCCTCCTCCATGTTCTGTTGTCGTCCAG GAATCAGCGAAAGGCCATTGGCATATACCGGTATTGATGGCAAATGaaccagagagagaaagaacttGGTTATGTGTTACTCGGGCCAACTCACAATCTGAATTAAAGGAATCATCTGGGCCACCCAAAG GCAAGAAGATACCCATGTGA
- the LOC109711108 gene encoding proteinaceous RNase P 1, chloroplastic/mitochondrial-like isoform X2 has product MSSAPLQRELPFSFSDHRPYHALFKAPSFPNLFSLPRFKVLLPFPALRLRASNVTEGIAPKEETHERRAENGAVVGREEIVEFKGRKQRKGLKGRSFRQFREMGSSGLSSSEDGLVGGEEIAGFRGRKQMKELKDRSFRRFREIGSSGFSSSEDGFAGSEEMLEFGGRKHRKELKDRGFRRNSAMGSSRLPYLRPGRKMAGETLKKAVALSEIDEKTEEEVVKKASKKAKLSPAAIELRVGLDMCSKKGDVVGAISLYDSAIRDGIRMEQYHYNVLLYLCSSAAIGVVHPAKSGSGSSGSNSSSSSTYDRTVSNSQFDDNFNLEFGRNVSSDEQCNRKDDITISDDVKDYARSRGFEIFEKMCLDEVPMSEAALTSVARMALSMANGDLAFEIVKHMKELGINPRLRSYGPALVAFCNNGDVDKAFEVEAHMEESGVQPEESELEALLRASVAARRGDKVYYVLHKLRTNVRQVSLTVANLIEEWFRCSTASKVGKRKWDASVVAKAIENGGGGWHGLGWLGSGRWNVARTRVDGDGLCLACGEKLVTIDLDPIETENFALSVASIACKRERNSSFEKFQKWLDYYGPFEAVVDAANVGVFSQKRFLLTKVNAVVNAIRQKFPSKKWPLIIVHNKRLSGDKMDEPFNSKLIEKWKNADAIYATPTGSNDDWYWLYAAIKCKSLIITNDEMRDHTFQLLGNDFFPRWKERHQVRFSFQDGSFEFQMPPPCSVVVQESAKGHWHIPVLMANEPERERTWLCVTRANSQSELKESSGPPKASQS; this is encoded by the exons ATGTCCTCCGCACCTCTCCAAAGGGagctccccttctccttctccgatCACCGCCCCTACCACGCCCTCTTCAAAGCTCCCTCCTTTCCCAACCTCTTCTCACTCCCCCGGTTCAAAGTGCTCCTCCCATTCCCCGCATTGAGATTGCGAGCGAGCAACGTGACCGAGGGGATAGCCCCAAAGGAAGAGACCCACGAGAGGAGAGCTGAGAATGGTGCTGTGGTTGGTCGTGAGGAAATAGTCGAGTTCAAGGGTCGGAAACAGAGGAAAGGGCTCAAAGGTAGAAGCTTTAGGCAATTTAGAGAAATGGGTTCTTCTGGTTTATCTTCTAGTGAAGATGGTTTAGTTGGCGGTGAGGAAATTGCAGGATTTAGAGGTCGCAAACAGATGAAAGAGCTCAAAGATCGAAGCTTTAGGCGGTTTAGAGAAATCGGTTCTTCTGGGTTTTCCTCTAGTGAAGATGGTTTTGCCGGTAGTGAAGAAATGCTAGAATTTGGAGGTCGGAAACATAGGAAAGAGCTCAAAGATAGAGGCTTTAGGCGAAATAGCGCAATGGGTTCTTCTCGGTTGCCTTATTTGCGGCCTGGACGTAAAATGGCAGGCGAAACATTGAAAAAGGCTGTAGCTTTAAGTGAAATTGATGAGAAAACTGAGGAAGAGGTGGTGAAGAAGGCGAGTAAGAAAGCAAAGCTTAGTCCAGCAGCAATTGAGCTGAGAGTTGGGTTAGATATGTGCTCCAAAAAAGGGGATGTGGTGGGCGCCATTTCTCTTTATGATTCGGCTATTCGTGATGGGATACGAATGGAACAGTACCATTATAATGTGCTTCTGTATTTATGTTCCTCCGCCGCCATCGGAGTAGTTCACCCTGCAAAAAGTGGTAGTGGTAGTAGTGGTAGTAATAGTAGTAGTTCTAGTACTTATGATAGAACAGTATCCAATTCACAGTTTGATGACAATTTTAATCTAGAATTTGGTAGAAATGTTTCTTCGGACGAGCAATGTAATAGGAAGGATGATATTACAATCAGTGATGACGTAAAAGACTACGCACGATCGAGGGGATTTGAGATCTTTGAAAAGATGTGCTTAGATGAAGTTCCAATGAGCGAGGCGGCTTTAACATCGGTTGCTCGAATGGCATTGTCTATGGCTAACGGAGACTTGGCTTTTGAGATTGTGAAACATATGAAGGAACTTGGTATCAACCCACGACTAAGATCATATGGCCCTGCTCTAGTGGCCTTTTGCAATAATGGTGATGTCGATAAGGCATTTGAGGTGGAAGCACATATGGAGGAGTCCGGGGTCCAACCAGAAGAATCTGAATTAGAAGCACTTCTAAGAGCTAGTGTAGCGGCACGTAGAGGAGACAAGGTTTATTATGTACTTCATAAACTTAGAACTAATGTAAGGCAGGTGTCTCTAACAGTTGCAAATTTAATTGAGGAATGGTTTAGATGTTCGACAGCATCAAAAGTTGGAAAAAGGAAATGGGATGCAAGTGTTGTAGCAAAGGCTATTGAGAATGGTGGAGGGGGTTGGCATGGTTTGGGTTGGTTGGGCAGTGGAAGATGGAATGTGGCTCGAACTCGTGTTGATGGAGATGGGTTGTGTTTGGCTTGTGGTGAGAAATTGGTGACTATAGATCTTGATCCTATTGAGACCGAGAATTTTGCGTTATCTGTCGCATCGATAGCTtgcaagagagaaagaaactCGAGTTTTGAGAAGTTCCAA AAATGGTTAGACTACTATGGACCATTTGAAGCTGTTGTTGACGCTGCCAATGTCGGTGTTTTCAGTCAAAAGCGGTTTTTGCTAACTAAG GTAAATGCTGTTGTGAATGCCATACGCCAGAAATTTCCGTCGAAGAAATGGCCACTAATAATTGTGCATAACAAGCGGCTTAGTGGAGACAAGATGGACGAACCCTTTAATAGCAAGCTGATAGAAAAGTGGAAGAATGCTGATGCTATTTATGCAACTCCAACTGGATCAAATGATGATTG GTACTGGTTGTATGCAGCTATAAAATGCAAGAGCTTGATCATCACAAACGATGAAATGAGAGACCATACATTCCAGCTTTTAGGAAATGATTTCTTCCCCAGGTGGAAAGAAAGGCATCAG GTGCGTTTCAGTTTTCAAGACGGCAGCTTCGAGTTCCAAATGCCTCCTCCATGTTCTGTTGTCGTCCAG GAATCAGCGAAAGGCCATTGGCATATACCGGTATTGATGGCAAATGaaccagagagagaaagaacttGGTTATGTGTTACTCGGGCCAACTCACAATCTGAATTAAAGGAATCATCTGGGCCACCCAAAG CATCACAATCTTAG
- the LOC109709826 gene encoding uncharacterized protein LOC109709826, producing the protein MAAPPLLLRSRVSSRHISTALRCPFSKKAIGFEAPPLAPTSRRVSRIQRLPAISGALMSMLPLHSAIASARLTSILSAQSQSWGLIPQGISMPL; encoded by the exons atggcGGCTCCCCCTCTCCTGCtccgatctagggtttcgtctcGCCACATTTCCACTGCTCTCCGATGCCCCTTCTCCAAGAAGGCGATCGGATTCGAGGCGCCTCCACTCGCCCCCACCTCTCGCCGCGTTTCTCGCATCCAAAG ATTACCAGCGATTTCGGGGGCTCTGATGTCGATGTTGCCGCTCCACAGCGCGATTGCTTCGGCTCGCCTTACATCGATACTCTCCGCGCAGTCTCAAAGCTGGGGATTGATTCCGCAAG GCATCTCAATGCCTTTATGA
- the LOC109710488 gene encoding protein PEROXIN-4, whose product MQASRARLFKEYKEVQREKSADPDIQLICDDSNIFKWTALIKGPSETPYEGGVFQLAFAIPEQYPLLPPQVRFLTKIFHPNVHFKTGEICLDILKNAWSPAWTLQSVCRAIIALMAHPEADSPLNCDSGNLLRSGDIRGYRSMARMYTRLAAMPKKG is encoded by the exons ATGCAG GCATCAAGAGCAAGGCTTTTCAAGGAGTACAAGGAAGTGCAACGTGAGAAATCTGCAGACCCAGATATCCAGTTGATATGTGATGATAGTAACATCTTCAAGTGGACTGCTCTTATAAAG GGACCTTCTGAAACTCCTTATGAAGGAGGTGTGTTTCAGCTTGCATTTGCTATCCCAGAACAGTATCCTCTGCTTCCTCCCCAAGTTCGGTTTTTGACAAAGATTTTCCATCCAAATGTGCATTTTAAG ACTGGGGAGATATGCCTGGATATCTTGAAGAATGCTTGGAGCCCTGCGTGGACCCTCCAATCTGTTTGCAGAGCTATAATAGCTCTGATGGCGCATCCAGAAGCGGATAGTCCTCTCAATTGTGATTCAG GCAATCTTCTACGATCTGGCGATATCAGAGGATACCGATCGATGGCGAGGATGTATACACGACTTGCTGCAATGCCAAAGAAAGGATGA
- the LOC109710489 gene encoding uncharacterized protein LOC109710489, which yields MASVVSFACAKPIVSPTPKSSHALPTEAPKFHLLSHPNPNFHSLKAKATESNQSTKKTSIVCICCEGNGAVLCTQCKGTGVNSVDHFNGQFKAGASCWLCRGKREILCGNCNGAGFMGGFLSTFDETAQ from the exons ATGGCGAGCGTCGTGAGCTTCGCCTGTGCGAAACCCATCGTTTCCCCGACCCCCAAATCGTCCCACGCTCTCCCCACCGAAGCCCCCAAATTCCATCTACTCTCCCACCCGAACCCTAATTTCCATTCCCTCAAGGCCAAG GCTACGGAGAGCAACCAGAGTACGAAAAAGACTAGCATCGTCTGTATCTGCTGTGAAGGAAAtg GTGCGGTATTATGCACACAATGCAAAGGAACGGGAGTGAATTCGGTCGATCACTTTAATGGTCAATTTAAAGCTGGTGCTTCATGCTGGCTTTGCAG GGGTAAACGGGAAATCTTATGCGGGAACTGCAATGGGGCAGGATTTATGGGTGGTTTTCTGAGTACTTTTGATGAAACAGCTCAATAG
- the LOC109710487 gene encoding zinc finger Ran-binding domain-containing protein 2, with protein sequence MGAGSISPPRRGRFDDAQYGPDYDDPVGPRYVRGFNSGRGGGRFRDVSPNYGFGRGGRSSGRGYAGRGLQPSEGEYVHRNDPNLSPREGDWICQNPTCGNLNFARRTHCNNCNKYRYGPELCRSSRSPRRGYTNSPPPHGPLPRAFVPPLIERDPRRGMERYRSPARGWAIDDPRDFPARQRERLYYREELDYNRDRASFDWSVSDEWDRARDRGRESRDQFLTDRRGYDQRSPSPRGHWGRNLRGERSRSPTGDRALKGSFIGRGRDDRDYADSYVSRARAHHLDGGPGRSGYRQGSDPFPGQGRGERRAMGRGRNADNY encoded by the exons ATGGGTGCAGGTTCTATTTCACCTCCACGGCGAGGAAGATTTGATGATGCTCAATATGGGCCAGATTATGATGACCCAGTTGGTCCACGCTATGTGCGTGGATTCAATAGTGGAAGAGGTGGCGGCAGGTTCCGGGATGTTTCACCAAATTATGGCTTCGGAAGGGGCGGCAGGTCATCTGGTAGAGGTTATGCTGGAAGGGGTTTACAACCCTCTGAAGGGGAGTATGTCCACAGAAATGACCCAAATTTATCGCCTAGAGAAGGTGATTGGATCTGCCAGAACCCGAC TTGCGGAAATCTGAATTTCGCCCGACGAACTCACTGTAACAACTGCAACAAGTACCGCTATGGGCCGGAGCTCTGCAGGTCGAGTCGCAGTCCCCGGAGAGGCTACACTaactctcctcctcctcacgGGCCTCTACCTCGGGCTTTTGTCCCACCACTCATCGAACGCGACCCACGTAGGGGTATGGAAAGATACAGATCCCCAGCACGAGGTTGGGCGATAGATGATCCTCGAGACTTTCCAGCTCGGCAAAGGGAAAGGCTGTACTACCGTGAAGAGCTCGACTATAATAGGGACCGGGCAAGTTTCGACTGGTCGGTATCCGACGAGTGGGATCGTGCACGGGACCGCGGACGTGAATCACGGGATCAGTTTCTGACCGATAGAAGAGGATATGACCAACGGTCACCGTCGCCGCGTGGGCATTGGGGACGTAATCTGAGGGGGGAGAGGAGCCGCTCGCCGACAGGAGACAGAGCATTGAAAGGTTCTTTCATTGGGCGGGGTCGAGATGATCGAGACTATGCTGATTCATACGTGAGTCGGGCACGAGCTCATCATTTGGATGGCGGCCCTGGTCGCAGTGGCTACAGGCAGGGGAGTGATCCTTTCCCAGGCCAAGGACGAGGTGAGCGGCGGGCCATGGGCCGTGGTCGGAACGCCGACAATTACTAG